The DNA region CTGAGAGGTGTGCTGTCTCAGAGTCAGAAGCCATCTGTCAGTTTTAATATTTTGTTGTTGAGCTCCGTAGAGGGATGCATAAAACATTGTGTGTTGTCGTTCCATTACCCTTTGCTACTAATGGACCATGTTTGCTTACCAATTCTCCACCCTTATTCAGAAGTGTGTACTTGCACACTCCCCATTATGGATTTATAAGCATAGGATTGGCgtaagcattggctggagggagtttccatCTTGGTTAAATCCATGTCAGATATTTTTCAAGTGCACACTTCTGGAAAAGGGTGGAGAATTGGGACTCAGCCCATCAagcaagggggagaggagaggagcgatcGGTACCTTTTGGGTATGAGTCCGTCAGCTCTTAAGTGGCCTCTGGTGGTAACAGATTGTTACTACAAGAACAGGGAACataaagcctggtcccagatctgtttgtgctcttgcctacTCCATTGCAGTCCTTGTCTATCTaagtttggcatgacaatgagggacaaggagttggcattgtatagcacaaacagactgggacTCAGGTTTGTGGAAACCAATGATTTTTATCAATGAGAAGAGTTACATTGGACAATCTCTTAACATTTATTTACAAAACATGTCTCATTTATGGAAAGGTGACACAGGTTTACAAAACATTCAACCACATTCATGTTTAAAGTgtatgacaaagtggaaacaccAGAGAAGAGTAGCCAATTCAAACAGACCAGAAGTCACACACAGCAGTACAAAAATGGAAACACCCAAAATGGCAAATCTGATCGTCAATTTCGAGACAGTATAAACCTATCACAGTACATGCAGACTCCTGGTTCGTCAGTACCAGATGCATTCTTCTACACATTCTGATAGCCATTGGCACATATCCATCAAAGGTGAAACTATAATCTAACTATCATAAAGCTGGAGAGCACTAATGGATTTCAGAACATCTCTTTTAGTCACTTCTACTCATGTTAGCCTGTTGTGAGCTTAAAATAAGTCCGCCCTTTTGAGTGTTGAAAATATTCCTAGTCAAGGagaaaggacattcaacaagtgTACTCTATACTTAACCACTCTGCTAAGGTCCCCCTGCTAAAGGTCCTTGCCGCATTCGGTCTTTAACGAGGTACGGAGGGCCACATTGAATCAGTTTTGCCTTGTCGATCAAGAATGAATAAGACAGGGGGGCACCTGATTCTAGATCACCTCTCCTGTGACACTTGAAACATACAGATCCAGGTTTTCCAGCTTGAAAAGGTCTTGGGATGACACTTGTGACGGTCTACTTTTGCATACTTGTCCACTTAAGTAGGTTGTACACTCTTCCTGAATCATTTGAATTGAAGCTAATTCTCTAGTTTGTTTAGCTAGTTTGTTCGGAGGTActcaatacaaaaataaacagcaAGGCACTGCTCAcgaaatctatttaaaaaaaaatccaatatgTATAATGATGTACCATACTTGAATTGTGTACTGCAACATTGTGGTTTTAAGAAGTTGTCCCTTGGAAATTCCTGTACCCCTGACAAACATCCATAACAACATTACATACAgtcacagtcaaaagtttggagacacctactcattcaaggatttttctttatttgtactattttctacattgtagaataatagtgaagacatcaaaactatgaaataacacatatggaatcatgtagccgGCAAAAAAGTGTGAacacaaagtagccaccctttgccttgatgacagctttgcacactcttggcattctctcaaccagctccatgaggaatgcttttccaagtctTGAaggatatgctgagcacttgttgcctgcttttccttcactctgtggtcaaactcatcccaaaccatctcaattggcttaaggtcaggtgattgtggaggccaggtcatctgatacagcactccatcactctccttggtcaaatagcctttacacagcctgggaggtgtgtttgggtcattgccctgttgaaaaacaaatgatagtcccactaagcccaaaccagacgggacggcgtatcgctgcagaatgctgtggtagccatgctggttaagcatgccttgaattcaaaatagtgtcacagtgtcaccagtaaagcacccccacaccatcacacctcctcctccatgcttcatggtgggaaccacacatgcagagatcatccattcacctactctgcgtctcacaaagacacggcagttggaaccaaaaatctcatatttggactcatcagaccaaacgacagatttccacaggtctaatgtccattgctcgtgtttcttggcccaagcgtctctgttcttcttattggtgtcctttagtagtggtttctttgcagcaattagactatgaaggcctgagtcatgcagtctcctctgaacagttgatgttgagatgtgtctgttacttgaactctttgaagcatttatttgggctgcaatttctgaggctggtaactccaatgaacttatcctctgcagcagaggtaactctgggtcttcctttcctgtggtggtcctcatgaaagccagtttcattatagctcttgatggtttttgcgactgcacttgaagaaatctTAAAAGTTCTGTACATTACgaattgactaaccttcatgtcttaaagtaatgatggactgtcatttgtcttttaCTTAtaagagctgttcttgccataatatggacttggtcttttaccaaatagagctatcttctgtataccacccctaccttgtcagaacacaactgattggctcaaactaattaagaaattccacaaattaccttttaacaaagcacacctgttaattgaaatgcattccaggtgattacctcatgaagctggttgagagaatgcaaagctgtcatcaaggcactttttgggttactacataaaTCCATGTATTATTTCACATTTTCgttttcttcactattattctacaatgtagaaaatagtgaaaataatggaaaaccttggaatgagtaggtgtatccaaacttttgactggtgctgtacctGTTTCAACAGCTACTTATTTCGGAAAGTGCAAATTCTCAGAAATAAATGCAGATACATAGTATTTGCTAAATTCCAATCAATATCAGCTGGTAACAtatgacaacagagagagaacacaggtatcGTGTAAAAACAATGTTCTATTCTATTCAGACATTCACTGAATAAAATACGATACGGTTTACACTGGAATCACATCACAGGGTTTCATCTAACCAACAGAAAGATGACAGTATCGACAAAAGACAGGATATAAGTGGATAAGTGGAAGGATAATGACAAAAGGTAAGGTATCCCTGCAACTGAAACaaggtcatgttcagtaggaaTCAAACCgaagaaaacaaactgaaacagGAGGTACTATCTGGAATTAAGAATAAGAAAAAATATTTGGGACTATGTATTAATTTTATTTCTACAGTTTTTTCCACTTTCATTCCACAGTGACGGCATCTACGCTCTCTTGTGAGATCTCAGAGTCTAGCGAATAGCAGGAGCTGCCATTGTCCTGAGCTTCCCTGTTGGACTCCTCCGCCAACATTACTGTGGTGCTTGCTGCCACCCCAACGCCGCCCTCCGGTGGCCCCTCGCAGAAGTGTCCGGAGGCGTGGATGAGCTGGCTGCAGAGGCGGCTGTAGCGGTGGTAGCGTGACGGCTTGCCCGTGTGAGTATACATGTGCTCCTGCAGCTGGCTCTTCTGGGCGAAACGCAAGCTGCACACAGCACAAGCGATCTTGCGCTTTCGTGATTGACTggtagtggaggtggtggtggggggtggaCTAGTGCCAATGGCTATACCGCCCCTGCTCCAACTTAGCTCAGCAGCTAGCTCATTAGCTAAGGCCTGGCTCTGCCGCAGGGCCTCCTCCAAGcagcctgcatctagctgatcctGGGGGGCCCCACGTTGCTGCTGGTCCTCAGGGCCCTCCGGGTCCCCTACCCCGCCCTGGGAGAGGCCCTCCATTAGTCCACTGGGATCCATGGTGCAGGCGGCATGGCTGAACAGGTGCTTGCGGAGCCCCTCGGGGGAGGAGCAGCGCTCGCCACAGCGGGGGCACAGCAGCACCAGAGGGCCATCCTTGAACAGGAGGCCCTGGCAGGGGCTGCCGCCCTGGGCTGAAGGAGACGTTGGGGACCCTACCCTTCCCAGTGCCTGGtggccctcctctccctccccttcctccaccctctcctgctTGATGCGTGTCGAGATGTTTGAGTCGTCGCCGGAAGCCACTGAGGAGACGCCACGGAGGAGACCAGAGAAGGGCTGACGGTCCGAGGAGGGGATGCCCTCCATCCCCACGGTCATCGAGAACTGTGCGGCGTGGGAGCGGCCCGCCTGGGTGGACGAACGCCCGTCCTCCGGGCCGCCGCCTCTTCGGGTCCCTGCACTACCTTTAGGGCCCCCAGTACCCTCTTTGTTGGCCAACTGGGATGAAATCTGAATACCGTACAGGTTGGACATACGGACCAGGTCGCCGACATCGGGGGACCCCTCGTCGGGGTTACGGCACAGCTGGTAGGCATGGAGAAACTTGATGCCCTCCTGCAGGCGGCCCTGGTCCACTGGCTGCTTGGGGCCCATGCCAGTGTACATGATGTGGAGCAGGTAGCTGAACACATCCGGCTGGATGTCCGTGGGCTGTATTTTAATGCActcactgtggagatggtagtAGACAGTGGGAAAGTATTATTGCTGACTATTACAAATTCCATAAAATCTCCTGTctcttacagtggggagaacaagtatttgatacactgccgattttgcaggttttcctacttacaaagcatgtcgaggtctgtaatttttatcataggtacacttcaactgtgagagacggaatctaaaacaaaaatccagaaaatcacattgtatgatttttaagtaattaatcttagcactttttttattttgcatGACGTACCAGTGTCCTGGTCGCTGTGCGTGCGAGCCTCTATCCCAACCTAGTATAAGAATGATCAGGCATCTCTCTCAGAGCTCTGTGTTGTACTAGATATTTTTCTTTAGGAAGCTTCTCACTTTGCTCTGTTCTCACGCTCTCATTACCTGtaatattactgcacctgtttgaactcgttacctgtataaagacaacctgtccacaaacctcaatcaaacagactccaacctctccacaatggcaagaccagagagctgtgtaaggacctcagggataaaattgtaaacctgcacaaggctgggatgggctacaggaacatagcaagcagcttgtgagaaggcaacaactgttggcgcaattattagaaaatggaagaagttcaagatgatggtcaatccctcggtctggggctccatgcaagatctcacctcgtggggcatcaatgatcatgaggaaggtgagggatcagccagaactacacggcaggacctggtcaatgacctgaagagagctgggactacagtctcaaagaaaccattagtaacacactacgccgtcatggattaaaatcctgcagcgcacgcaaggtcccctgctcaagccagcgcatgtccagcccgtctgaagtttgccaatgaccatctggatgatccagaggaggaatgggagaaggtcatgtggtctgttgagacaaaaatagagctttttggtctaaacttcactcgccgtgtttggaggaagaagaaggatgagtacaaccccaagatcacctaccaaccgtgaagcatggagtggaaacatcattcttttgggatgcttttctgcaaggggacaggacgactgcaccgtattgaggggagatggatggggccatgtatcgcgagatttggccaacaacctccttccctcagtaagagcattgaagatgggtcgtggctgggtcttccagcatgacaacgacccgaaacacacagccagggcaactaaggagtggctccgtaagaaacatctcaaggtcctggagtggctgccagtctccagacctgaacccaatagaaatctttggagggagctgaaagtccgtattgcccagcgccagcaccgaaacctgaaggatctggagaaggtctgtatggaggagtgggccaaaatccctgctgcagtgtgtgcaaacctggtcaagaactacaggaaacgtttgatctgtgtatttgcaacagaggtttctgtaccaaatattaagatctgcttttctgatgtatcaaatacttatgtcatgcaaaaatgcaaattaattacttaaaaatattacaatgtgattttctggatttttgttttagattccgtctctcacagttgaagtgtacctatgataaaaattacagacctctacatgcgttgtaagtaggaaaacctgcaaaatcggcagtgtatcaaatacttgttctccccactgtatatcaaagtATCTCTTGGATTTTGTAGAGTAAGATGTATGAATACAAAACTAGCTCAAAATATCTTGTTTGTGACAGCTTTCCAGGGAAAACACACATAACATATACATTTTGTATATTACCATCCTCAAAGATAATATTAGCTTAACAGTCAATATACGAGTCAACACACACCATTCCTTTGAATCTCCAATACCACTGAAACAACCTCTGACGACCACTATTATGCTAGCCTACATCGTATGTGGACACTAGCCCACGCTACTGTACAATGCTAAGTACTTACTCGAAGGCCTAAACATAGGTATTTAACAACACCATGAGTGTGATATTGACTAGTACTGTTGATAAAAGCTAGCAAACCTTGACTGATGAATGAAGATCATCTTGAAGTAGTTGGAGAAGGCAGCCAGGACGGCCCGGTGGGCCTTGAAGTACACGTTGCCAATGGCGACAGTACAGTCACACAGGAAGCCGAACTCCCTCTGGATGTTgagctgctgcaggaggaacaGGCTGTGGCTGGACACGTCCATGATGCCACTTCTCGACCTCCTGATACACAGTaattaatattttattatatacagCTTAAAATTCATTTGGGAGAGGATATATTGTGCAGACGTGGGTTAAAATAGTATTTCCTTCCTATCAAATACTTTTAGTGTGGTGGGTGCGGATTGCACTTCTGGGGCTATTCCATTGTGCCAGGTAAGCTCAATAAACGAGCAAATACACAAATACTATTGGTAACAATGACAGGTCTGATTTCTGTGCAATGACAAAATGTGGTTCTATATGACTACACTCTTCCCTCACGCtctaaaacacacaccaaacatatGTTCATAAATTTAACACCTCTGACTCATGCACCAAGGCATTTCTCAAGGTGTTGCTGAAACAATGGCATACTCTGCTGGTCATAGAACTGAAAGAAGCATCTCTAACTAAAGGACTGGGCCAGATGTTGGCATCTCCGTAACTTTCTACATGTAGACATGTTAGATAATAAAGGAGTTTCACGTCTGGTGTGACAACATTGTCACTTGAAACATTGAGTAACAGTAGGCTAACCTAAAAACTATGACAAAAAAACTATTCCAGATGTCAATGTAGCCTTATGGCAATATTGGTACATTGCAACTGAGCATGGGGTCaataaaatgtactgttacaCTGCAGTGATCATTTTGGCAGATATTTAAGATTaagttttaaaatatattttagacttagttacatttttgtcatttcatCCTTCGTTAGTTTTAGTTATCATTCGACTAAAAAATGTTTAGTTTCGTTTTAAATCACAGCCATTTTAGTCACATAGTCGGTGCATTTATTTTTgattaaataatgaatatttaGGCTACCTCTACCGTTCATCATGTGCACATTCTGATTGCCTTGTCCAACCCACCTACTATCCCCTCATACGCTGTACCTTAGCTGACAACATTGATATTGTGGGAGATTTTAACCAATGCCAGCCATAATTAACCATATAGGCTATAAAGCCTTAGTTACAGGTTAAAAACAATGTAAAGCTCTATATTGTTTCCCAATCATAACCGGCAGGGTTATGACAGTGTTTTCCTTGAAAGGGCGAAAATTTGAGCTTTCCAAAAATGCCAGAAGTATTATTGTTGCAATCGATCAGGCATATTTATATTGTAGCAACCCTTTATTCAAATGTATCCATTCATTTTATCTACTTCAAAGCAGATGGGACAATACGATAGACTGTCAGACATGGCAACAAAGCATGCATTCTGCAACCACGACAGGGTCAGCTTTCGACGAATGGAATACATAAATAACTGAAAATACCACCCTAAAAGATTGTCAATATGCCAGTCCCCTATGTAGCCTACAACCCACAGCTAGTCTCATTATAAATTCGCCAACTTGTTTCACGACAGCATAACATCCATTCACACACGTCTGCGTTGAATCAAGTGTTCCTTCCGACCGAATCAAGTGTTCCTTCTACTAATGCATGCATTTGGATATCCCCTCCTATTTGCAAAACAAAACATATACGATAATTGGGAGTCCTTCTTACCACCTATTTGCGAAATACAGGTTTATATTTCGGAGGTCTATTTGTTGCTGCAGAGAAATTCTCGCAGTCTCTCACGTCTTCATATGTGATTGTCAACTGAGCATGCTATTCGTCACGTGACTGTACTGCGCCGTACATTTGGGACGTACTCTTTCACGGCATTTCGCCCGGTAGGCGGTGCTAACGTCACCGTGGGCGTAGATTTCAGCGCGCACAGTGTCGAGAACGAACGGAGCATTCACTCATGTCCGGATCGTGGAATCTATTCAACACACTGCGCAAAGCCATATTTGGGGCATTTCCACTGATGATTTAACCGTGTTCTCTTTCCTTCTATGCAGGCCGGCACCTATGTCTCACTTGACCATAACTCCTGCAAACGTGCTCTA from Salvelinus sp. IW2-2015 linkage group LG14, ASM291031v2, whole genome shotgun sequence includes:
- the zbtb25 gene encoding zinc finger and BTB domain-containing protein 25 — protein: MDVSSHSLFLLQQLNIQREFGFLCDCTVAIGNVYFKAHRAVLAAFSNYFKMIFIHQSSECIKIQPTDIQPDVFSYLLHIMYTGMGPKQPVDQGRLQEGIKFLHAYQLCRNPDEGSPDVGDLVRMSNLYGIQISSQLANKEGTGGPKGSAGTRRGGGPEDGRSSTQAGRSHAAQFSMTVGMEGIPSSDRQPFSGLLRGVSSVASGDDSNISTRIKQERVEEGEGEEGHQALGRVGSPTSPSAQGGSPCQGLLFKDGPLVLLCPRCGERCSSPEGLRKHLFSHAACTMDPSGLMEGLSQGGVGDPEGPEDQQQRGAPQDQLDAGCLEEALRQSQALANELAAELSWSRGGIAIGTSPPPTTTSTTSQSRKRKIACAVCSLRFAQKSQLQEHMYTHTGKPSRYHRYSRLCSQLIHASGHFCEGPPEGGVGVAASTTVMLAEESNREAQDNGSSCYSLDSEISQESVDAVTVE